The proteins below are encoded in one region of Fibrella aestuarina BUZ 2:
- a CDS encoding LytR/AlgR family response regulator transcription factor, translated as MMQAIALDDERPALEVIEAFCQRLDTVQLDQTFTRLGDARTYLAQQRVDLLFLDINMPAGSGIEFVRSLQPAPLVIFTTAYSDYAVTSYELSAVDYLLKPFTFDRFRQAVDKAWQQHQRLTGPLAPEAEYVVFRVDYSLIRVALADIVFVEGLDNYLKIHFVGAKPIVVRLTMKAMIEKLPTDRFVRIHRSFIVALARVRSVRNKLIAIGDEDLPLSSTYERDFFALFDKE; from the coding sequence ATGATGCAGGCCATTGCTTTAGACGACGAACGCCCCGCGCTGGAGGTGATTGAGGCGTTCTGCCAGCGACTCGATACGGTCCAGCTGGACCAGACGTTTACCCGACTTGGCGACGCCCGAACGTACTTGGCTCAGCAGCGGGTCGATCTGTTGTTCCTGGATATCAATATGCCGGCGGGCTCGGGTATCGAGTTTGTCAGAAGCCTGCAGCCCGCGCCCCTCGTCATCTTCACGACCGCCTACAGCGATTACGCCGTGACGAGTTATGAACTGTCGGCGGTCGATTACCTCCTGAAGCCATTCACCTTCGATCGGTTTCGACAGGCCGTCGATAAAGCGTGGCAACAGCATCAGCGGCTGACCGGCCCGCTGGCGCCAGAGGCCGAGTATGTGGTGTTTCGGGTTGATTACAGCCTGATCCGGGTGGCGCTGGCGGACATCGTGTTTGTTGAGGGCTTGGATAACTACCTGAAGATCCACTTCGTTGGGGCCAAGCCCATCGTGGTGCGGCTGACTATGAAAGCGATGATCGAGAAGCTCCCGACCGATCGGTTTGTGCGCATACATCGGTCCTTCATCGTTGCGCTGGCGCGGGTCAGATCCGTACGGAATAAGCTGATCGCCATTGGTGATGAAGACCTGCCACTGAGCAGTACCTACGAACGAGACTTCTTCGCGCTGTTCGATAAGGAGTGA